In one window of Miscanthus floridulus cultivar M001 chromosome 12, ASM1932011v1, whole genome shotgun sequence DNA:
- the LOC136498190 gene encoding germin-like protein 8-4: protein MASSSSLVLLAAALVALASWQQAIAYDPSPLQDFCVADKKSPVRVNGFPCKDPMAVTPDDFYNPAMIIDKRRDTHNKVGSNVTNINVESFPGLNTLGISLARIDYAPLGVNPPHIHPRATELLTVLEGTLYLGFVTSNPNRLFSKVVKKGDVFVFPKAMIHFQMNLDHDKPAAALSSLSSQNPGVITVASAVFGSKPPISDDVLAKAFQVEKKLIDWLQSQFWDTNY, encoded by the exons ATggcctcctcttcttccttggtCCTCCTTGCAGCGGCGCTTGTTGCGCTGGCCTCATGGCAGCAGGCCATCGCCTACGATCCTAGCCCTCTCCAGGACTTCTGTGTTGCAGACAAGAAGTCGCCTG TGCGTGTCAATGGGTTTCCTTGCAAGGACCCAATGGCCGTGACCCCGGACGACTTCTACAACCCAGCCATGATCATCGACAAGCGCAGGGACACCCACAACAAGGTGGGATCCAACGTCACCAACATCAACGTCGAGAGCTTCCCGGGCCTCAACACCCTAGGCATCTCGCTGGCGCGCATCGACTACGCGCCCCTGGGTGTGAACCCGCCCCACATACATCCCCGCGCCACCGAGCTCCTCACCGTGCTCGAGGGCACCCTCTACCTTGGCTTCGTCACGTCCAACCCAAACAGGCTCTTCTCCAAGGTGGTCAAGAAGGGTGACGTGTTCGTCTTCCCCAAGGCCATGATCCACTTCCAGATGAACCTGGACCATGATAAGCCAGCGGCTGCCTTGTCATCGCTCAGCAGCCAAAACCCTGGTGTTATTACGGTCGCCAGCGCGGTGTTTGGATCGAAGCCGCCGATCTCGGATGATGTTTTGGCCAAGGCGTTCCAGGTGGAAAAGAAACTCATAGATTGGCTCCAGTCTCAGTTCTGGGATACCAACTACTAG